In Polynucleobacter sp. MWH-S4W17, a genomic segment contains:
- a CDS encoding amidohydrolase: MNVDTHFHIFDKSLLNETQARYSVDYNASIDDWAKVADAQQITGGVIVQPSFLGFDNTLLLEAIKQNPRYLRGVGVTDPKASQKELLELSKQGVCGIRLNLAGDEDPLGTLKNYEGLINLLKGLNMHLQIHHDDGLLNGILLAIPNGIDIVIDHFGRPQANDEFEKLNDGIRKHRGNIWVKLSAQYRTPNINHQTIFEYWLKQIGASRLLWGSDWPHTRFEATETYESQMKQFLSLTNSPELRQQILSKNPRVLYWT; this comes from the coding sequence ATGAATGTCGATACCCACTTCCATATTTTTGATAAAAGCCTTTTAAATGAGACTCAGGCTCGCTACTCTGTCGATTACAACGCCTCAATAGATGATTGGGCCAAAGTAGCTGATGCACAACAAATAACTGGCGGGGTCATTGTTCAGCCGAGCTTTCTAGGTTTTGACAACACGCTACTACTTGAAGCCATTAAACAAAATCCTAGATATTTAAGAGGGGTTGGAGTGACTGACCCCAAAGCCTCACAAAAAGAATTGCTTGAACTTAGCAAACAAGGGGTTTGTGGAATCAGACTTAATTTAGCGGGCGATGAAGATCCGCTTGGAACCCTTAAAAATTACGAAGGCCTTATCAACCTTTTAAAAGGGTTGAATATGCATTTACAAATACATCATGATGATGGCTTACTAAATGGGATTCTGCTAGCCATACCCAATGGAATAGACATAGTGATTGATCACTTTGGCAGACCTCAAGCTAATGATGAGTTTGAAAAATTAAATGATGGCATTAGGAAACATCGGGGCAACATCTGGGTGAAATTGAGTGCTCAATACAGAACGCCAAACATAAATCATCAAACTATTTTTGAATATTGGCTCAAGCAAATTGGGGCGTCCCGCCTCCTGTGGGGTAGCGATTGGCCGCATACAAGATTTGAAGCAACCGAAACTTATGAATCCCAAATGAAGCAGTTTTTGTCTTTAACAAATTCTCCAGAACTGAGACAACAAATTCTTTCAAAGAATCCCAGAGTCCTCTACTGGACTTAG
- a CDS encoding SHOCT domain-containing protein, with protein sequence MNKKIIAVMLIASIVSAGCASTVANPVPVAQVGDETKSCDAIANEMQKMVTAQVTADGDKDKQIGTNAALGVTGIFLLGIPWFFMDLGGAATAEQKAARARYERLEQMQIDKKCPATPVVKEEQVKGGENIIRTTTPMAESASPSPARAAITPAAKSATANDLPNPAKKLEDLNTMLKKGLITQDEYNAKKTEILKNM encoded by the coding sequence GTGAATAAAAAAATCATAGCAGTGATGCTCATTGCATCCATCGTGTCCGCAGGTTGTGCCAGCACAGTTGCAAATCCAGTTCCCGTTGCGCAGGTTGGAGACGAAACAAAATCTTGCGATGCTATTGCTAATGAAATGCAGAAAATGGTTACTGCACAAGTTACGGCTGATGGTGACAAAGACAAGCAGATAGGCACTAATGCGGCACTTGGTGTAACAGGTATTTTTCTATTGGGCATTCCTTGGTTCTTTATGGATTTAGGCGGTGCGGCAACTGCGGAACAAAAAGCGGCAAGAGCAAGATATGAACGCTTAGAGCAAATGCAGATTGATAAGAAGTGTCCCGCAACGCCCGTAGTTAAAGAGGAGCAGGTTAAGGGTGGCGAGAACATTATTCGCACTACAACTCCAATGGCTGAGTCAGCCAGCCCATCCCCAGCTCGTGCCGCAATTACACCAGCCGCCAAGTCAGCCACAGCAAATGATTTGCCTAACCCTGCTAAAAAATTGGAAGACTTAAACACAATGCTTAAGAAAGGCTTGATTACACAAGACGAATACAACGCTAAAAAGACTGAAATTCTAAAAAATATGTGA
- a CDS encoding integrase: MRKNTLPAFPSSANIHPIKSEVSTNIHQLYVVPTQKPTPNTHRLREGELILYKRDRSDVWQARFKLFDRKWHSISTKHHNLEFASRAACEIYDEARFRERMGVSYTRRKFDAIAKETLKELQDEIDANIKAMTNKDYIRVINKYLLPFFGKRFIENIKAEHMREYEIWRNTLMKRTPLASTLATHSSAYNRIISLAVQRGYISAQVPLAHLSRRGAKGKSRPAFSRAELDYLLNFLKDYSLGGHSALAKEMRLLSRDYIELLISTGMRSGKESLNIHWKHIEWYVDHKTDKRYLRIWVSGKTGARYLIAKHYAEAALQRLASREKLFAGLTLDEVLRKKYNIPLFRLSDGTQPKSFHTTFIWLMKASGLLKDTATGQNRTLYSLRHTYATMALIEGNMDVHTLAKQMGTSVGMLERHYSKMTATLAAERLA; encoded by the coding sequence ATGCGTAAAAACACCTTGCCTGCTTTCCCCAGCAGCGCCAACATACATCCCATCAAAAGTGAAGTTAGCACTAACATCCACCAGCTCTATGTAGTTCCGACCCAAAAGCCCACCCCAAATACTCACCGCCTAAGAGAAGGTGAGCTGATTTTGTATAAAAGGGATCGCAGTGATGTGTGGCAAGCCCGCTTCAAACTCTTTGATCGTAAGTGGCATTCCATTTCCACCAAACACCACAACTTAGAGTTTGCCAGTCGTGCCGCTTGTGAAATTTACGATGAAGCCCGCTTTAGAGAGCGTATGGGGGTTAGCTACACAAGACGCAAATTCGATGCCATTGCCAAAGAAACCCTAAAAGAACTTCAAGATGAGATTGATGCAAACATTAAGGCAATGACCAATAAAGACTACATAAGGGTCATTAATAAGTATTTGCTTCCGTTCTTTGGCAAACGCTTTATAGAAAATATTAAAGCGGAGCACATGCGGGAATATGAGATTTGGCGCAACACACTCATGAAACGAACCCCACTAGCGAGCACATTAGCCACCCACTCTAGTGCTTACAACCGAATTATTAGCCTAGCAGTGCAACGAGGCTATATCAGCGCACAAGTACCATTAGCCCATTTAAGCCGTCGTGGCGCCAAAGGAAAATCTCGCCCTGCTTTTAGTCGTGCTGAATTAGATTACTTACTCAACTTTTTAAAAGACTACAGCTTGGGTGGGCATAGTGCATTAGCTAAAGAGATGCGCTTACTAAGCCGTGACTATATAGAGCTACTGATTAGCACTGGGATGCGTAGTGGCAAAGAGAGCTTGAACATTCACTGGAAGCACATTGAATGGTATGTAGATCACAAAACGGATAAGCGTTATTTGCGTATATGGGTAAGCGGCAAAACAGGGGCTCGTTATTTGATTGCCAAACACTACGCAGAAGCGGCATTACAAAGACTCGCTAGTAGAGAGAAATTGTTTGCAGGGTTGACGCTGGATGAGGTGCTACGCAAGAAATACAACATTCCCTTATTTAGATTAAGTGATGGCACACAGCCCAAGAGCTTTCACACAACCTTTATATGGCTGATGAAAGCTAGTGGCTTACTTAAAGATACCGCTACAGGGCAAAACAGAACTCTTTATAGCCTGCGGCATACCTACGCAACGATGGCATTAATAGAGGGGAATATGGATGTGCACACACTGGCAAAGCAGATGGGCACTAGCGTGGGGATGTTAGAGAGGCATTACAGCAAGATGACAGCTACATTGGCGGCTGAGCGGCTGGCTTAG